A segment of the candidate division WOR-3 bacterium genome:
TTTTCATGTAATTCATGTCTCTCATCTACTTCTTACCTCCGTCTGACATTTTCTCGAGTTCTTTCAAGAACTCTTCTTTATCTTTAAACTGTCTGTAAACAGATGCGAATCTGACGTAAGAGACTTCGTCGATGTCTTTCAGCGCTTTCATAACCTTCTCTCCAATTTCTTCAGAGGGGACTTCGACCTTCGACAGCGTGTAGACATCAGCTTCTATGTCGTCCACAATTTTTTCAATTTGATCCCTCGAAATCGGCCTTTTCTTGCAAGCCAATTCTATGCCTTCTAAAAGTTTTTCCCGGCTGAAAGGTTCTCGTCTGTCATCTTTTTTTACCACCATCAAAGGGACTTTCTCGACGTATTCATAAGTTGTGAACCTTTTTGAACAGTTGAGACATTCCCTTCTTCTCCTGACAGAATGTCCCTCTTTGCTCGGTCTAGAATCGACAACTTTATTGTCTTCACTTCCACAAAATGGACACCTCATATTGCCTCCTATGAATTAGTCGAGACTATATTTTGTGGTATCTGTACTCATTTGTCAAGGGATAGTATAAAAATATTTTTCACTAAAAAATAAAGTTATAAGATTCGATAAATCGCAGTATACAATAAATAATTAAAGTTATGGTTTAAATTAATAGGTCTGAGGCGGAACAGAGCCTTTCTGCGCCAAAAATGCCGCGTCTTTCAAGGCTTTCATCTCGTCTCCTCCAGGCAGGCAAAAGAAACTGCCCATCCATTGGACTCTATTTTTTATGAATTCGACTATGAAATCGCAATAAGCGATTCCCCCTGTGAGCACAATAGCGTCAGGTCTTTCGCCAAGAGCGCCACAGAGAGAACCCGTCTCTTTGCATATCTGATAAGCCATTGCCTCAATTACATCTTTAGCATATTCAACAGTCACGGAAGGCAATATTTGAGATTTCTCTTTATCCGTCAAATCCCTGTTTTCTATGAACTTCTCAAGAATTATCAGGTCTGAAGTTCCCAGGTAAGCAACGAGGCCGCCTCTGCCTTTGATTTTAAGCTTAATCTCTTGATGGGTGAAATTACCCGAAAAGCACATTTTTGCCAATCCTCCCGAAGGAACGCCTCCGCTTCTTTGAGGTGTAAAAGGTCCATCCCCGTCGAGTGCGTTGTTGACATCGACGACTCTTCCCTTTCTGTGAAGCCCAACTGAAATCCCTCCTCCACCGTGTATTATTATCATGTTCAATTCTTCGTATTTTTTACCCATATTTTCAGCGACGTTTCTCCCCACCCTCCTCTGGTTGAGAGCGTGAAAAATTGAAATTCTCGGGTTTTCCGGCATGCCTGAATACCTCGACCATTTCCACATTTCATCGACTACGACAGGATCGGATATGTAAGCATCGATTTCTTTTCCGGAAAATTCCTTTACCCTGTCAGCCAACGCTTTGGCTAGTATTCCTCCAAGATTCGAAGGGTGATCACCGTTCAGCCCATTTTTTAGGTCTTCGAGCATATCATCGGTGACGAGATAAGTTCCTCCGGGAATCGGCTTGAGCAAACCTCCCCTTCCTATAACAGCGTCTATTTGTCCAATGTCCACGTTCTTTTCTTCGAGTGTTTTCATTATGAGGGCAAACCTTAACTCGTACTGAGAAATTACAGACTTTGATTCGTAAGGTTTCATTTCTTCTGCGGAATACCTGGTCACCGCGTGAAATATCTCTTCATCTCCGTCAAAAAAACTCAATTCGTCGCTTGTAGATCCAGGGTTTATGACAAAAATTTTCAACATACATTCACTCCCCATTCAATGGCTAAAACGCCCCCTTTAAAACAAGCCTTCGTAAGTGATCTCCATACACCTCGCTATTTTCGACCACCTGGTGCCGCTTTGCCCATTTTCGGTGACGTTGATAAAATAAAAGGCGACGCTCAAATCGTTTGAAGGCCAAACCTTCAGTCCTGCGTTCAAGTATCCTCTGCCCTCCCCGAAAATGCCGTCATTCTCCATATCGTTGAGAGCGAATCTGTAATCAGCCAACAATTCAACTATTCTCTCGAAGCAAACCTGGCCACCCGCAAAAATGTCGACGGCGTTTTCCGTGCTGTCTGCGTCCGGTTCAAAAGAAAGTCCTCCGTGAAGCCCTAAATAATCGAACACTGCGAAGGCCTTGCTGCCTACGAGATAAAACTCCGATGGTTTTCTGTCAAACCTGCTGTATCCCCTTTCGTAAGAACCGTAGCCAAAAGAGCTGTAACCTACGGCGACAGCCGGAAAATAGATGTTTTCTTCAAAAATCCTGAAACGAGCTTCTATGAAAGGATAAGGGTTCCAGTCCGGATCCCCTTCTCCGATGATGTTCCCTCCCCCGTAACCCAAAATTACGTAAAACCTGTTGATAAAAGCCACTCCGGTATACCCCGTGAGTCTTCCGCCGGGATCTTGTCGAAGGTCGAATACATAACCACCGTGTGGAGGGACCCCTGCTGTGGGCACTTCTATGACTTTAAGAGGTTGAAAATCCGCGTAAGAACAACTAAAAGCTGCAGTTAAAATCAAAAAAGCAGATATAAAATATCTCATGAACCCTCCCTAGCAGCTGATTTCAGCCACGTATTTTACTTTACCCCTGTAATCAACAATATTCTCCAATTCATTCACCAGAGATCTGTCGAAACACACGCTTAGACCGCTCTTTATTTTTATCTTCCTGTTTCTCTCTCTCAGCAAAAAAAACACTTCACATTCTCCATTGTGCAAATCAATTGCTTCTTTGATGTTATTCAAAACAGAGTCTTTCATGTCTTCTTCTTTGATTTCAATTTGCAGAAATTTTTTGCTCTGTGAAATAGCGTCATCAATTGGTTTCGCTTCATCGGCGTAGAG
Coding sequences within it:
- the buk gene encoding butyrate kinase — protein: MGSECMLKIFVINPGSTSDELSFFDGDEEIFHAVTRYSAEEMKPYESKSVISQYELRFALIMKTLEEKNVDIGQIDAVIGRGGLLKPIPGGTYLVTDDMLEDLKNGLNGDHPSNLGGILAKALADRVKEFSGKEIDAYISDPVVVDEMWKWSRYSGMPENPRISIFHALNQRRVGRNVAENMGKKYEELNMIIIHGGGGISVGLHRKGRVVDVNNALDGDGPFTPQRSGGVPSGGLAKMCFSGNFTHQEIKLKIKGRGGLVAYLGTSDLIILEKFIENRDLTDKEKSQILPSVTVEYAKDVIEAMAYQICKETGSLCGALGERPDAIVLTGGIAYCDFIVEFIKNRVQWMGSFFCLPGGDEMKALKDAAFLAQKGSVPPQTY
- the nrdR gene encoding transcriptional repressor NrdR, which codes for MRCPFCGSEDNKVVDSRPSKEGHSVRRRRECLNCSKRFTTYEYVEKVPLMVVKKDDRREPFSREKLLEGIELACKKRPISRDQIEKIVDDIEADVYTLSKVEVPSEEIGEKVMKALKDIDEVSYVRFASVYRQFKDKEEFLKELEKMSDGGKK